Part of the Lolium rigidum isolate FL_2022 chromosome 6, APGP_CSIRO_Lrig_0.1, whole genome shotgun sequence genome, CGATGGCACGCTTCAACTTTACCGCCAGTTGGGTTTCTATACTGCCATTAAGGGAACGCCATTAAGTGCATGCTATTGGAGACCCGCGTCAGAAATTGGATGGCCACCCCTCAGATGTCCTTTTTAAGTGTGGATCAATGGAAAGGCTTCTTGTCGTCGTCCCATTGCTCAATTTAGCGAATCCCTCCCAATCCAGCCAACAACTTCCACAAGGCACCATGAAAAAAAAAGGCGTTTCCATGGAGGAAGTTGAAGAACGGCAAGGCTGAGGCCTGCTCGGGGAAGCCAAAGAGGTACGTGGGGCAAGAAGCTGATGTCAAAGCCCGAGAGGGAGCTCCTCTTTAGCGAGGAAATCCCGAGCAAGGAAACCCAGGATGACACAGAACGACTACCTGAACTACCTCGCTTACATGGCCAAGATGGCTGAGGAGGAGGGAACTCTGGACCGGCTCCCCGTCCAGCCGAACGACATCAACAACAAGGCTCGCAATCCTGGTATCCTAACAGCTAGAACCGCTGCGGCCACAACCCAGCTATGCCCTCAACTGAACCGCTTGCAGTGGCGTCTAAACCCTCAAGACGCTTTTTTAAAAAACCTATTGAACAGTAACAGTAGTAGTGCTAGGTATAGGGCTAGTTCAGGATTTTTttaccttctataaagatatggtacgcTTTTAGGGTACTCTAAAaaaaaaggttttttttttcgatGGCGCATGGCGAGATACCAATGGGGATCCTGTTGCTGGAGCTCACGAGCCGGTGAAGGTGGTGTTGCTGTTCATTGTGCTCTAGACGGTGGAGCCGGAGATGAGTGGTGGTGCCTCTTCTACATCCCCTTCTAATAAGCTCGGTGGCGACCTAGATCTGATGGACTTGGACACAGCGTTCCTCTGTTCTGCTACCATCGTGCTGATGGAGGAATTGGGGAAGTCTGCTCCAAGCCAAGTTGTCGATCCGAGAGACTGAAACGTGACTTAAGTAGTGTGGCGACATAAATAACCTCATAGAAGCCTACAGATTAAACGACCCACTTAAAAACTCCTCAGAATTATAGTATACTCGaaaattcctatgaatcaaacaactccaCAAAAAGATAAAAACAGAGGTTAGAATTCTCCAAAATTCTTATACACTCGCGTCCCAATCTTACCACAAAAAAACAAGGCTTTAAAACATACACTTCCGAATGAAGCAAAGGGATGGCCTCAACAAATGCATTCTCCGAGCTGATGAGAACCGTGCGGTCAGTTACCATGGAAATCATCGCATGGCAAATCAAACAGCAGCAAACCCTGTGTACAACAAAATCTCCCCTCAATGAATCCTCAAAGTCAAGATTGACAAAATCGGTTTTTTGAGGAGCATTAGTTCCAGCATTTCAGTTCTGAATTTCTGATGGACATGCTGGAGTGAAAATGAGATCGCCACATGTACACGTCATACAAAGGTTGATGAGGCTGTTGATGCCTCGGCTATCAGCCAGAGAGGTTGGCGTGCTTGAAGGCAAGCACCAATATCGAAGGGATGTAATTCAACCCCATCAAATATAAGGTTTACTCCTGGTAAGACTACATATGTGCTGTCTGCATCTTCTGGCTCCGGTTTTCCATCATGGGTGGATGATCGTTCGTCAGAGATCGGTATGGTCGTAGCCTCATCATGCTCCGAAGAAAGGGCATATGGCCTATTTAGGTTCAGAACATTAGCCACCAATTAATTAATATGAAATGAATCGTATGAAAGATATGCCACGAAatcataaaatccaaataatgggcAAATTCACAAATACCTGACAGTGCTCCCATCAAAGCCCAAAACTTTTGTGTGGCCTCTTTGTCGCCCACCTAGACTTGGGGCTCCTATGTTCGTTTGCGTTGACGGATCATTAGTTGGATTCCATCTGCTACTAATACTATTGATTAAAGTGCGAGGTAAATCCCTTGAGCTTCCTCGCTTGTTAAATAACTTTGCTACCGGACCAGTTGCTTGATATTCACTGCAAAGTTCTCTTAGCCGTCTTCTAACATTTTGCATCACATCATAATGTTCAGTGAGATCATCTTTCTGGAGTATACGGGAAGCAACAATCCTTTCACAAATCCTCTCACATAAGTTTGGATTGAACAAAGGCATTCCAAACTCCAAACTCAAGGGCACCCACTGGTAACTTGAATGTTCGGAATGAAAGCTATCCGATTCAACAAGCCTGTTAAGTCTTAGTAAACGAAGGTAGCCAATTGTGCTCAAGTCAAATTTACTTGATATGTCTTTCAGTACTGAGGTAAAATTGAAGACCTGTTCCTTTGGCAAATTAGCTTGAGCTACCACAGCTTCAATTGAAGGATCATCATTCTTCAGGGGTAAAGGGATATCCACAGTGACAAGGTTTCCTGACGTGCTAAGATCATTTATGCCTAGGGGTTGCACCAACACAGCAGATTGTTTCAACATTGAGTTCAAGCAGTGCAAGAGTAAATTGCCCTTGACCAAATTCCCTTCAAACTTTCCTCCCAGCCCACCAACCACAGAGCCATCCCAAGACCATATCAGTGCCTTTTCACAACCAGCTAACGGTTCTGGCAGCATTCTGAAGCGTTGTCCTTTCATGAAGACAGCAGATAATGGTCCACAATGGCCTGCGGTATACAATACTAGCTTCATCCAAGGTGTCATTGAAGCATAAGAGGGTGGACCAAAATGAATTGTGCCTGAAGGACCAGGAAGAACTgaggaagaaggaagaggaaccaTTGACACAATAATGTCATAGTCACGGAGAAATAGCCGTTCCAGTGTTGCTGGAGCAAGTGAAGCTAAGCTCTCACATCGCAGGACATCAACAGTGTACTTCCTTTTAATCATTAAAGCAGTGGTGTCAGTTGAGCCATTCTCAACCTCAATTGTACCCATGTTTTCCCCACTTTCCGGTAACTCCATTGATATAGATGATGTATTTTGATCTTTACTATCTAAAACACCAGTATAGTGGTTATCCTGAGGCACTTCATCATTGCCATCATCAGTTGCGTCCTCAATGTTCACCTTGGCCAGATGGGCGGTAACATTGTCATGCAAGGGGCTTGTTGGAGTCTTTACTTCACCAGCATCATCAGTATTCTCGTTGGTAGAAACTCCACCAGACTTTAAACACTCCAAGGACCATCGCAGACTGAATGCATGATTAGCAAACTCCTCTAGCACGCCCTCGAATTTCTTTCCTTCTAAACTAGCCAGATCACTACATAGTTCCGCAATGCAAGAATCACCTAACTTTCCAGCTTCATACAGCGTGACAGCATGAGATTTTAGACCTGCAGTAGGTTACTTAAGGTGTTCAGTACAGTATTTATTTAGGCAGCCCACTAGGTACTGCCAACAGTCATTTAAATCAGCAATGTACAAGAGAAGTCACTACATTTGTATATTATTCCTTAAAATATAGAGAAGTGAAATCTTAAACAATTGTATAGTGTATACAATGGTGCAACAAATAAATTGATGTTGAAAAGATTTCAGCTCCAAATCTAACATATTCAGTGTTACAAATAAAGAGAGTATCTAACCTGGCGATAATGAACCCATCATTAGGTATGAAGTAACATTGGCATCAACAACAAAGCCTACATGAGCAGTCCCAGCGATTTTCCTGGGTCCATTAGTGTCGATAGTAACCGACTGTGAACCAGACATTTCCGAGTTGATACTTGCATTTGaaccttcttcatcatcactgagAATGTTACTGGGAAATCCAGGTCCACCTTCATCTTTAAGTACAGAGCCAGCATCCACGAGTTTTACAGCCCAGCCCAGTCGACATGCAAATGATGCTGCTGCCTGCAGCTGATAAAGGTCAGCTTGTAAAGTTGCAGCCAATTCAGCAACTGTAGCATTAGCACTTGACACAACAAATACAGCATAAAGTAGCCTGCAATCAAGAAAATCAGGGTAATGAATTTGATGGTAATACAGCATTAGTACTGAGATATACTTGAATAGGAAATGAAGGTCATCATGACACAGAAAAATTGTCAGAACTTACTCTTCAATCGGGTCTTCATAGGATTGATCCTTGTTAGAAACAAAGCCTTCAAGCCTAGAAACTGAACAAAAAGAAGCAATATGGTAACCTGAATATAAGTTTTCTTAGCACAAATCACGACACATGCTTATTACTTCAATAAAAGGAACAAGCTCAGACGCCCTGTTTACCATTATTCCTACAAAGGAAGCCCGATTAGGGTATTTTGATATATTACCAGTAGCCAAGTCTAGCAACGTTCCATTGGCACCATTACATGAAAGTGTACTCGCTCCATCCCATAATATAAGACGTTTAGCAAGCTGTTTTAGCtttccaaaacatcttatattatgggacaaAGGTAGTATCTTCTTTCTAACAATAATAACACAGTGAGCCATCCATATTACAATGAAAGACCATAAAGGATCCTCTTCTAGAAAAAGCCTCATCTGCCATCCTTCCACGCAATTTCTGTCTATCATGTTTCATTTTGCTATCAAATACATAGaagattcaaaatgttaaaacctTTTATCCAACTCTCTTGTAGCTTTTTTGTATAAACACAGACTAGGTCATACAGCACAGAATCTACTTGTGTCAGTGTATACGCTATGTTGTGGGACCGAATTAGTATCCTCTAAATCAGGAAATACCAGTACTTCTCTAAGATGTACCTTGTCTGGGTTAAATGCTGAACACATATCAAATTTATGCACTGGGGTTTTGTACGAACTATAAGTTTGGTCTGCGCCAGACATAaggattttttgaaaaaaaaatatttactCCTAGGTCATAACTTGACCGAACAGGGAAAAGGCTGTCCAAAATATTTGACGACAGATACGAGAAAATATATCACATACATCCTTGTCAGCATGAACAGACTCAATTTAACACTAGACCATTTAAACTCAGCATTCCATAATTATCTTCAAAAACATTTCATGAATTTGAAGAATACCTTTGAAGCGGTCATCAGTGTAAACAGGCACATCAAAGTACACTAACCCTCTTTTGTAGAAGTCATTTACAATCTTCGGATCAAAAAGAACATATGAATTGGCTTCCTCTTTGCATATTTTGTCTATGGTTGATGTTTCTTCTTCTGAAAGTTTCTACAGTACATCAATAATCATTAGTTCTTATCGGTCCTACATAAGACTTCACAAAGAAATGATAGCTTCATATCGAGTGAACAATAAGCTGCAGACATAAAATATTATATGCAAGAGAGAGATCATGGCAAACCTGACCTTGAACTCTTCCAATGTAAAATTAACAAGACAAACTCCCCACCAAGGTTCGATTGGAAAGTCCACAGGCTGTGTAGGCAGTAAATCTTTTGCGATTGATTTGTTCAGTTTCCACATTAGTTTCTGAAGAATTAAACAGAAGAAAACCATTAATTGCTACAATATCAATCTTGCAGCAGGGTAGTGTTTATGAACATGAAAAAATCTCTATGTataccaagagcaaatataacctggTATTCATGGCTTCCAGCATGAAACGGACTAACCAAATAGGACATTCCTGACTTTCCGTATGAACTACACCTGACTGGCCACAAATGCCCAATGATCGAGTATAACGCATAAGACCCAAATTGTATACAGCTCAAATTTACTAAAGATTTCCCATAAAAACTAGAATTGACTTAGAATTGTGTATCTAAACACGTGTACTTATGGTCCAGGATTATGTTACCTTTTTAGCTAAAAATATGTTGTAGTCTTATAGATACCACCGAAGCTTTAAACCATGTATTATAGATCTATGTATACATAACTAAAAACTAAGATGATCAACTATATTCAGGCCTCTATGGTTCACAGGCCACTAAAAACATAGGGATGTGATATAAATGCATGTGCAAACAGAAGATTTTGAAACATAGAAATTTAGCTCATAGTTCTTGAATGTGCAAGCGGAGGATCTAAAAGAACAGGAATTTACCGCATCTTTCAGAGAACATGCAGAAGCATGTCCTGTCATTACAAAGAGAAGCAAACCAAATTTACAAGAATCCTGCCACCAAGGTCTTCTTCATCCTAAAGAAAGGGACAACACAGCACTAAAGCTAGCAACACAGACTCAAGCCTACTTCTACAGAATTAGCTCCTCTACGCTCAAGTGGGAAACTGCAGTGTGTTTCTTCATCCTCCAGGCAATGAGAAAATCACCAAGAAAAACACAGAAAGCAGAACTCGACCGACAATTCAAAGGATCACTAGCCCAAGTAGCATCTGAAGATGCCCGAAGCTGTAATGAATTGGAGAGATGGTCCCACAAAGATATCGTAGAACCCAAAGGGGgtgaactcaagtgggaacaaaaCAAACTGATTCAGAATGAaccggataagaaatatcagaggAGTTGTGGCTAGAtagacaagactcccaacaagatggaaaTAGCCAGTCAGGGCAGAAAGAGGGTCACCATCAGAAGCTCGGAGATGGACACAGAACTCCATTGGAATCTCAACTGTACGCTCACCACTAAGAGCAGCACGAGAaataagatcccgacaatgaaggCATTGTGCCTCTGTTTTTTTACACTTTTAAACTAAACAAAGTCAACCTCAGCAAGGAACAGAGATGCACACGCCCAATTCGAGGAAATCGACAGCAGCCGTTGCTGGAGGGGTATGCTCCGCAGGAGGCTGCCAATGGTGAGGAAGAGGCGACGGCGACAGCCTACAGGGAGAGTGCGGCGGCGCCCAGTGTAGGTTAAGGCGAGGATGGTGGCCAGCAGGACAGAGAGCACTGGCGGCAGTGCCAGATTCTGGTGGAGGAAGAGACACCTAGAAGCAATGGTCTAAGCCAGCGGTGAAGGCGCCAACGGGAGACTCGCTGAAATGACCAACGGAGAAGTCGCTGCAGGCTTGCAGCAGCCAGGGGTCACTGCAACGTGGAGCAACACGGGATGGAGACGCAGGGACTTGATGCTTACTCGTGGCGATCttgatcttgatgttgatctaGCTTGGTGGAATTCGAGCAAAATAACATGCAGAAATCTGCATCGGGGCTCAGGAGCCTTGGGATGAAATTTGTACGGCCAAGGCAGACAGAGACCGAAATCAATCTGAAAACAACAAAGAATCCAAACCAAAAACGAAGTCGATGTGTAGTGGAAAAAAAAACTAGGGCTCATGTTGGGAAATATGCAACTTGTATTTCCTGGAGGCCACTGGTCAATGTGTACGCACATACAGGTGTGGTAGCAAAAACCCTTATACAGATGGGAGAATACACAGCAATATATGCAACCAACGACGGTAGGCATGAACCCAGCGCTTAGACTTCTATGAAACCTTTGATTTCATAGAAATGTTATCGATTTGTTAGGGTCCGTTTGGATAACAGAGTTGAAACAGGGAATACAATTTAGCTACTAATTCCAGTTTCATGGAAATTAAAAGTGGAGATCAATTTCAAATCAAAGTGAAAATATTTCAACAGAATTTGATTGTGCTCAATGCTGCTATCACAATGGGGGGTTATGGAATTTGTCTGAGTGATTGGTACAAATCAAACAACCATTTAGGGAAAGCCTCCACAGATTGCAATCCTATTGAAGCCTATGTACGATTCACAAGATTGAAAGAGCGAGTGATACCATTCAAATAAAGTCATGAACAACAATTGTACAGTACTACCTTTGATCTGCATTTGTTCATAATATCAATAAATTCATTTCTTCCAACTCCAGTAAGCCTTAGGGCATCAGCAGCAGTGAAGTTTGGAATACTATCATATGGTTGTTCTGCAAACATAGTAACACATGTCAGAAGATATACGTGAATGTTATTCATGAAAAGCAACTTAAAATCTTGACGGTTGTGGTATTCCACCTCATTGTTTCAACGTGGTTATTAGCTTACTATTGTTATTGGCAGAAACATTAAGAACAGAATGTCCCATTGCTGGGATGTTGACTGCACAAATTTAAATAGTATAATACTTAAGATC contains:
- the LOC124660067 gene encoding protein FAM91A1-like, with the protein product MSAAVEEQMVVKAIGEECPWESLPKRLQSTLHTKDEWHRRIVDYCIRKRLQWNTCFARRVYREGEYYEEMMRYLRRNLALYPYHLADYICRVLRISPFRYYCDILFETMKNEQPYDSIPNFTAADALRLTGVGRNEFIDIMNKCRSKKLMWKLNKSIAKDLLPTQPVDFPIEPWWGVCLVNFTLEEFKKLSEEETSTIDKICKEEANSYVLFDPKIVNDFYKRGLVYFDVPVYTDDRFKVSRLEGFVSNKDQSYEDPIEELLYAVFVVSSANATVAELAATLQADLYQLQAAASFACRLGWAVKLVDAGSVLKDEGGPGFPSNILSDDEEGSNASINSEMSGSQSVTIDTNGPRKIAGTAHVGFVVDANVTSYLMMGSLSPGLKSHAVTLYEAGKLGDSCIAELCSDLASLEGKKFEGVLEEFANHAFSLRWSLECLKSGGVSTNENTDDAGEVKTPTSPLHDNVTAHLAKVNIEDATDDGNDEVPQDNHYTGVLDSKDQNTSSISMELPESGENMGTIEVENGSTDTTALMIKRKYTVDVLRCESLASLAPATLERLFLRDYDIIVSMVPLPSSSVLPGPSGTIHFGPPSYASMTPWMKLVLYTAGHCGPLSAVFMKGQRFRMLPEPLAGCEKALIWSWDGSVVGGLGGKFEGNLVKGNLLLHCLNSMLKQSAVLVQPLGINDLSTSGNLVTVDIPLPLKNDDPSIEAVVAQANLPKEQVFNFTSVLKDISSKFDLSTIGYLRLLRLNRLVESDSFHSEHSSYQWVPLSLEFGMPLFNPNLCERICERIVASRILQKDDLTEHYDVMQNVRRRLRELCSEYQATGPVAKLFNKRGSSRDLPRTLINSISSRWNPTNDPSTQTNIGAPSLGGRQRGHTKVLGFDGSTVRPYALSSEHDEATTIPISDERSSTHDGKPEPEDADSTYVVLPGVNLIFDGVELHPFDIGACLQARQPLWLIAEASTASSTFV